One genomic region from Rosa rugosa chromosome 1, drRosRugo1.1, whole genome shotgun sequence encodes:
- the LOC133725791 gene encoding UPF0481 protein At3g47200-like: protein MTESNVHEHYLIEIKEEEESVIAANNVKNQTSSGNQNEESVKIASSIRRKLLSKAPSPPSTCIYRVPDALKKLHENDFVPSLVSIGPFHHGTKNLQAMEEFKLWYLHQLLDRKPNPETKLEHIVEKIRSMEDYCRECYNEKLDHLSSEAFVEMMVVDGCFILEYYRKRIGEVPADADDPLFNISLAMLPTLTSDLVMLENQLPWRVLDCLFQLTKVPNGMYKSLSELTRSCLPIWGTVSDDHLEQTLESRHLLDNVRILSAELDKKEEIMPFWDSMPSASQLQQIGVIFQPKRNNININITFLEGVMEIAPITIQGDNPVFRNLIALEQCESGPHKYQISTYARALGDLIKSSKDVEFLMEKEIIHTSINKEDIAGFFNDICNGFATSSCCKSFWQVSLTVRQYYKQHWLQRLIVYIKHNYLYNPSSIWSVSNAIVLIIFLTVLQTIYSVLSYYKS, encoded by the coding sequence ATGACAGAGAGCAATGTGCATGAGCACTACTTGATCGAAattaaagaagaggaagagagtgTGATAGCAGCAAACAATGTGAAAAACCAAACTTCGAGTGGAAATCAAAATGAGGAGAGTGTCAAGATAGCATCCTCCATTAGAAGAAAGCTACTTAGCAAAGCACCATCACCACCTAGTACTTGCATATACAGAGTCCCTGATGCACTAAAGAAGCTTCACGAAAATGATTTTGTTCCTAGTTTAGTTTCAATTGGACCATTTCACCATGGCACAAAGAATCTGCAAGCCATGGAAGAATTTAAGCTTTGGTACTTGCACCAGCTCCTTGATCGAAAACCCAATCCTGAGACCAAATTGGAGCACATTGTTGAAAAAATCAGAAGCATGGAAGACTATTGTCGTGAATGCTATAACGAAAAACTTGATCATCTGAGCAGTGAAGCATTTGTAGAAATGATGGTGGTTGACGGTTGCTTTATTCTTGAATACTACCGCAAAAGAATAGGAGAAGTGCCTGCAGATGCGGATGATCCACTGTTCAATATTAGTTTAGCAATGTTGCCAACACTTACAAGTGACTTGGTTATGCTAGAAAACCAGCTGCCTTGGAGAGTTCTTGACTGTTTATTCCAACTCACAAAAGTACCTAATGGAATGTACAAGTCACTATCTGAGCTTACTCGCAGTTGTCTCCCAATTTGGGGGACCGTGTCTGACGATCATCTAGAGCAGACATTGGAAAGCAGACATTTACTTGACAATGTCAGGATCCTTTCTGCTGAATTAGACAAGAAAGAGGAGATTATGCCATTTTGGGACTCTATGCCCTCTGCATCGCAACTTCAGCAAATTGGAGTCATATTTCAACCCAAAAGAAATAACATCAACATAAACATAACCTTCCTCGAGGGAGTGATGGAGATTGCACCAATAACCATCCAGGGTGATAATCCTGTCTTTAGAAACCTCATCGCCTTGGAACAGTGTGAATCAGGGCCCCATAAGTATCAAATTAGCACTTATGCCAGGGCATTGGGTGACCTTATTAAATCTAGTAAAGATGTGGAGTTTCTCATGGAGAAAGAGATTATTCATACCAGTATAAACAAGGAAGACATAGCCGGTTTCTTCAACGACATTTGCAATGGTTTTGCAACTTCCTCCTGCTGCAAGTCTTTTTGGCAAGTTTCCTTGACAGTGAGACAGTATTATAAACAACATTGGCTACAAAGATTGATAGTATACATCAAACATAACTACTTGTACAATCCCTCATCAATATGGTCAGTTTCTAATGCAATTGTCCTTATTATATTTCTTACGGTCCTGCAAACCATATATTCGGTCCTCTCTTACTACAAGTCATAG
- the LOC133731815 gene encoding uncharacterized protein LOC133731815, with the protein MKILNLRSLSRKLLWCLDFIRRWLKTIFTVHEDRWSKKLPEEVMQLILQRLLVSDYLSCRDVCRSWRAAIDSKRCLPANQLPWLLIGSHHSFYIKDDCFVSDRKIYEPKKWRTHYCSDCVGSIEGWLIIEGTGHASVFHQFFLLNPVSGARIMLPSHSAPNYFCGMKAVASSVPTKTMLQRRRCYVSCIHFEKEGGLAFCAPADKSWTFVEANADLELGDIEIVDGKLYAVGRHPLEFLMLFDIQLDSNGGGFHTYTTEKFITLHPNVERIVQCRYSSFWSEVENRYYYQFCYLAKGSESNDLFLILHKRDFLSGETIGFQVLKLENNATTGPQWVEIVDLGDQGVAEKSYVQCDRMAEALSLSRKLINKDVIFWTTTFTGYAQVGQMDKALQNTHSYFDN; encoded by the exons ATGAAGATCCTCAATCTAAGAAGCCTATCAAGGAAGTTGTTATGGTGTCTTGATTTTATTCGCCGCTGGCTCAAAACGATCTTCACTGTTCATGAGGACAGGTGGTCTAAGAAACTCCCAGAAGAAGTGATGCAATTGATTCTACAACGACTGCTCGTGTCAGATTATTTGAGTTGCCGTGACGTGTGCCGTTCTTGGCGAGCCGCAATTGACAGCAAGCGTTGTCTTCCTGCTAATCAACTCCCATGGCTTTTGATCGGTTCCCATCACTCATTCTACATCAAAGATGACTGCTTTGTGAGTGATCGGAAAATTTACGAACCAAAGAAATGGCGCACACATTACTGCTCGGATTGTGTTGGATCAATCGAGGGTTGGCTGATAATCGAAGGAACTGGACATGCATCAGTATTTCATCAGTTCTTCCTCTTGAACCCTGTATCAGGAGCTAGAATTATGCTCCCATCACATTCCGCACCTAATTACTTCTGCGGAATGAAAGCAGTAGCCTCTTCAGTACCAACAAAAACAATGTTGCAGCGGCGGCGGTGTTATGTGTCTTGCATTCACTTTGAAAAAGAAGGTGGTTTGGCTTTTTGTGCGCCCGCTGATAAATCATGGACCTTCGTTGAGGCCAATGCGGATCTAGAACTTGGAGATATAGAAATAGTTGATGGGAAATTATATGCGGTAGGTAGACACCCATTAGAGTTTTTAATGTTGTTTGACATCCAATTAGATTCCAATGGTGGCGGATTTCATACCTACACCACTGAAAAGTTTATTACTCTTCACCCCAATGTCGAGAGAATAGTCCAATGCAGATACTCTTCTTTTTGGTCTGAAGTTGAAAACAGATACTACTATCAGTTCTGTTACCTAGCAAAAGGTTCTGAATCAAATGACTTGTTTCTGATTTTGCATAAGCGTGACTTTTTAAGTGGTGAGACCATAGGATTTCAGGTGTTGAAGTTGGAGAATAATGCTACTACTGGTCCTCAGTGGGTAGAGATTGTGGACCTTGGCGATCAG GGAGTTGCTGAAAAGA GCTATGTTCAGTGTGACAGAATGGCTGAAGCTCTATCTCTTTCCAGAAAATTGATTAACAAGGATGTTATTTTTTGGACTACTACATTTACTGGTTATGCTCAAGTAGGGCAGATGGACAAAGCACTTCAAAACACACACTCTTACTTTGATAATTGA